The Hymenobacter sp. DG01 sequence CAAGTCCGAGAATTCCTCCAGGGTGCTCAGGCGCTTGCGGGCGTCGCTCGGCAGGCCCGCCACCGGGGGCGTGAGCAGGTAGCAATACGCCTTCTTGTTGGAGCGGCCCACCCGGCCCCGCATCTGGTGCAGGTCAGAGAGGCCGTGCATGTGGGCCCGGTTGATGATGATGGTGTTAGCGTTCGGAATATCCAGGCCACTCTCGATGAGCGTGGTGCTCACCAGCACGTCGTAGTCGCCATCCACGAACTTCATCATTCGCTTTTCCAGCAGGTCGCCGTCCATCTGCCCGTGCACGTAGGTCACGCGGGCATCGGGCACCAGGCGCAGAATCATATTGGCCTGCTCCTCAATGTCCTTCACCCGGTTATGCACATAAAACACCTGCCCACCCCGCTTCAGCTCGCGGGCAATGGCGTCGCGCACCAGCATCTCATCAAATACGTGCAGCTCGGTTTGCACGGGTTGGCGGTTGGGTGGGGGGGTAGCAATTACCGACAGGTCGCGGGCGCCCATCAAGGAGAAGTGCAGGGTGCGCGGAATGGGCGTGGCCGAGAGGGTCAGCGTATCCACGTTCACCTTCAGCTCCTTGAGCTTGTCCTTGGTTTTTACCCCGAACTTCTGCTCCTCGTCGATGATGAGCAGGCCCAGGTCCTTGAACTTCACGTCCTTGTTCGTGAGGCGGTGCGTACCGATGAGGATGTCGGTTTTGCCCTCCGCCACCCGGCCCAGGGTTTCCTTGATTTGCTTGGTAGTCTTGAAGCGGTTTACGTACTCCACCGTCACGGGCAGGTTGCTAAGCCGCTCCCGGAAGGTTTTGTAGTGCTGCATGGCCAGAATGGTAGTGGGTACCAGCACGGCTACCTGCTTGCCATCGGCCACGGCCTTGAAGGCGGCCCGAATGGCTACTTCCGTCTTGCCGAAGCCCACGTCGCCGCACACAAGGCGGTCCATGGGGTGGGGCACCTCCATGTCGCGCTTCACGTCTTCAGTGGCCTTGGCCTGGTCGGGCGTGTCCTCGTAGATGAAGCTCGATTCCAGCTCGGCCTGCATAAAGGAGTCGTGGGCGAAAGCGTGGCCGGGCGCGGTTTTGCGCTTGGCGTACAGCCGGATCAGTTCGGCCGCAATATCCTTCACCTTCTTCTTAACCGACTTCTTCTTGTTTTCCCACTCCGGCGAGCCCAGCTTGCTCATGGTGGGCGGCGTGCCCTCGGCCCCGCTGTACTTGGCAATTTTGTGCAGGGCGTGGATGCTCACCGTCAGCACGTCGTCGTCGCGGTACACCAGCCGGATGGCCTCCTGCACCCGGTCGTTGATTTCTACCTGCGTGAGGCCCGCAAAGCGCGCAATGCCGTAGTCCTGGTGCACCACGTAGTCGCCGGGCACCAGGGTGCGTAGCTCCTTCAGGGTCAGGGCCTTTTTCTTCGAGAACTTCCTACCCTCCTGGGCGCGGTAAAACCGCTCGAACAGCTGGTGGTCGGTGTACACCACCAGTTTCAGGTTTTCGTCGATGAAGCCCTCGCGCAAGCCCAACAGCATGTGCTGAAACTGTACGTTGTTATCCAGCTCATCGAAGATGGTGCGCAGGCGGTCGGCCTGGCGGACCTGCTCGGCGGCAATAATATTGGTGTAGCCCTTCGCCTGGTTGTCGTGCAGGTTCTTGACGATGCGGTTGAAGTCCTTGTTGAAGCTGGGCTGGGGCTTGGTAGTGAACTGGAATTCCTCAGCGCCCTTGAAGTAAAAGCGCTTGCCGAACTCCACCACCGGAAAGCCTTCCAGCAGCTTCTTGAACGTCTTGCCCGACTCAAACAAATCGGCGGGCTTGCTCACTACCTGGGTGCCGCCCGCTACCTCCAGCAGCTCCTTAAAGCTGGCTTCGGCCTTGTCGAACGACTCATCCACCACGTCCAGGGTCTGGCGCACGTCCTTGGCCCAGATGCAGGTGTTCTTCGGGATGAAGTCCAGGAAAGCCTCCCGCGTTTCCTGCAGCAGCTTGGTTTGCACGTTCGGGATGATGCTCACCTGCTGGCGCTTCTCCACCGACAGCTGACTTTCGGGGTCAAACGTCCGAATCGTCTCCACCTCGTCCCCGAACAGCTCGATACGGTAGGGCAGCTCGTTGGCGTAGGAGAAAATATCCACGATACCGCCGCGCACCGCAAACTGCCCCGCCTCATACACAAAGTCGGTCCGCTCAAAGTCGTACTCCGCCAGCATGTCGCTGATGAAGTTTACGTCCAGCTTGTCGCCCACTTTCACCACAAAGGTGTTGGCCACCAGGCTTTTCTTGTTGATAACCTTCTCGAACAAGGCCTCCGGATACGTCACAATAAGCGCCCCCGTGGTACCGGGCACCTGGCGTGGGGTAGCCTCCGGCGTTTCCGTCACCTCGCCTGAGCCCAGCACCGCCAGCGGCGAGGCTGGCGTTTCGGCCGCCGCGGCGGCCGCTTCCCGGCGGGCCGTGTTGAGGCGGTTGAGCACTTCGGCCCGCATCAGCACATTGGCGTTTTCCGTCTCATCGAAGCGGTAGGGGTGCTTGTAGGAGCTCGGGAACAGCAGCACCTCCGGCCCGTCGGGGAGCAGGCTCTGCAGGTCGGCCATGAAGTAGGCAGCTTCTTCCTTATCGTGCAGGATAAACAGGTGGGACAGCGGGCCATGCGTGACGGCGGCGGCCACCACCGCATCCTGGCTGCCTACCAGACCGCGCAGCTGCAGGCGCAAATCAGCGTTCCGGCTTTGGTCGGGGGTAGGGATAGGCCGGGCCGCCCCGTGCAGGCGGGCCGACAGAATCTGCACGTCGGTATCGAGGCGGTATAGACGAAGGAAATCGGAGACTTTCAAAGCGGGTATCGGCTAGAGGAGGAGGCAAAGGTAGAAGCCCGGCCGAATGAATATCCGGTCGGGCAAAGGGCAACTGTCATTCCGAGCAAAGGGAGGAATCTGGGTCAGGCCATTGAATGGTCAGCTCAGGTTTTCCTATTTGCCCGGAACGACACGGCGGCTGACAGGACGTCAGGCGCGTGCCTTACTCAATACCGCCCCCGCGCCCCGAAAGTTTCCGACACATTTCGGTAACACTCGCGTATCTTCCTACCTCACGCAGTACAAGTAGCCCCGGTGGGTGTAAGGCTATGACGGACAAGCAACAGCACAGCGGCTCGGAGGAGTGGGATAACCTCCTGAGCCACCTGCGCCAGATTCGGGAACAGGTGCGCCAGCAAGGCCCCCTGCCCGACCACGAAAAACAGGAAGTCGCCAATGCGTTTCACCGCGGCCTGGAGCTGCTGGAAAACCAGGTTCGCGACATGGAAGGCGGCCTGCGCGGCAGTT is a genomic window containing:
- the mfd gene encoding transcription-repair coupling factor, with protein sequence MKVSDFLRLYRLDTDVQILSARLHGAARPIPTPDQSRNADLRLQLRGLVGSQDAVVAAAVTHGPLSHLFILHDKEEAAYFMADLQSLLPDGPEVLLFPSSYKHPYRFDETENANVLMRAEVLNRLNTARREAAAAAAETPASPLAVLGSGEVTETPEATPRQVPGTTGALIVTYPEALFEKVINKKSLVANTFVVKVGDKLDVNFISDMLAEYDFERTDFVYEAGQFAVRGGIVDIFSYANELPYRIELFGDEVETIRTFDPESQLSVEKRQQVSIIPNVQTKLLQETREAFLDFIPKNTCIWAKDVRQTLDVVDESFDKAEASFKELLEVAGGTQVVSKPADLFESGKTFKKLLEGFPVVEFGKRFYFKGAEEFQFTTKPQPSFNKDFNRIVKNLHDNQAKGYTNIIAAEQVRQADRLRTIFDELDNNVQFQHMLLGLREGFIDENLKLVVYTDHQLFERFYRAQEGRKFSKKKALTLKELRTLVPGDYVVHQDYGIARFAGLTQVEINDRVQEAIRLVYRDDDVLTVSIHALHKIAKYSGAEGTPPTMSKLGSPEWENKKKSVKKKVKDIAAELIRLYAKRKTAPGHAFAHDSFMQAELESSFIYEDTPDQAKATEDVKRDMEVPHPMDRLVCGDVGFGKTEVAIRAAFKAVADGKQVAVLVPTTILAMQHYKTFRERLSNLPVTVEYVNRFKTTKQIKETLGRVAEGKTDILIGTHRLTNKDVKFKDLGLLIIDEEQKFGVKTKDKLKELKVNVDTLTLSATPIPRTLHFSLMGARDLSVIATPPPNRQPVQTELHVFDEMLVRDAIARELKRGGQVFYVHNRVKDIEEQANMILRLVPDARVTYVHGQMDGDLLEKRMMKFVDGDYDVLVSTTLIESGLDIPNANTIIINRAHMHGLSDLHQMRGRVGRSNKKAYCYLLTPPVAGLPSDARKRLSTLEEFSDLGAGFNVAMRDLDIRGAGNLLGGEQSGFINDLGFETYHQILDEAVQELKETEFRDLFLGDPTQRLQEAAGTSGPKECNIETDLQILIPDSYVSSVSERLQLYSKLDRAKSPEDLRKVINGMVDRFGPLPQEVEQLADIVRLRWQACQVGFEKLTLKKNLLKGFIPATNNERYFQSDTFGNILSYVQTHPRSASMKERKEQLILSVEDVKNVQAAKRILSELGSVEKVGV